The nucleotide sequence CAGCAGCCCCACGAGCCGAGCGTCGCAAGCCACGCCACCAAGCAGGCCAAGAAGGACCGGGATGAAGACGCCCCCACGAGCTCTCATAGGTTCATGCTTCATTCAGACAGCCTCCACGGTACACGACTCCGCGGGTGCTCACCTCTGAGCGAACCTCCCCAACGGCGCCTCCGCGACGGGCCAGCCGTCTGGGGCATGGTACCCGATAGCCTTGCTGTAGGCCTTCCGGGAGTGCTCAGAGGAGACGGTGTCTAGTGCGAGCGCCTTTAGGCGGGTCAGGCCGGGGGGGGTTCTCCCCTTCAGGCCCGCCTTCCGGACATGGAACGAGGTCGGACACTTACCCTTTCCACCCCCTTCCCGGGGCCCCGCGAGGCCACAGCGTCATTAATGACAGCCGTAGCGCAACGACTCAAGTGATGATAACCGCGCGTTAGTCCTCCAGTGGGAGCGTCTAGGCCCGTCCTGGCGAAACGGGGGCTTGATCAGAAGGCTAGATAAATCACCTCGCGGAGTCCGCCGAGGCTCTGATCAAGAGATCGCCCTCGACGACCACTCCTCGCCGGTCGTTTACGTACGCACGGCGCGAGCTACGCGATCGAATCGGCGCCGCTGTTCACGGTACGTGTAGGCGCCCGCGTTTCGACGAGTTGCCGCCGCACGTCCGCCACGAATCTGGCCAGCAGCGGCGACCCATTGTCCTTCCTCGAGATGAGGGATACCGTGATCGGCAGACGCAGGTCGATGACTCTCCGAAGCACGACGTCCTTGGGACAGCGCCAGCGCGTCGCGTCGGTGACGAACGCGACTCCCAGACCGCAGGACACGAGACTCAGCATCGTGGCCTCGTCCACGGCCTCCTGCACGATCCGTGGCTTGGTCAGGCCGCCGCGAGAGCACGCTTGTAGAAGGCGGTCGTAGTTCGCTGGATGCTGCCGCCGTGGAAACCAGACGAAGTCGGTGTCGGCCAGGTCACGCAGCCGGAGATGCTTGAATCTCGACACTGGGTGCCGTTTTGGAGTGGCGAGCACGACCTGATGCGAGCCGACATGAACCTGGTCCATATCCGGATCGGGTCTCGGCACGTGGTAGACGAACCCCGCATCGAACCGGCCCGATCGGACCGCTTCGACCTGGTCCAGCGAGATCAGAGGACTGAGCTGCAGCTCCACCTCCGGGTGCCTTCGGCGGAATTCCCGAAGCGTGTCGGGAACGACGCCGTGCCAGGACGCGCTTTCCGTGAAACCCACCCGCAGCGTCCCAATCAGCCCGCGCGCC is from Vicinamibacteria bacterium and encodes:
- a CDS encoding LysR family transcriptional regulator — its product is MISFRVAFARLKVHVSAARPSNTLLLSNQYPEPIDMELRHLRYFVAVGEDEHYGRAAQRLRVAQPALSSQIQDLEREIGFQLFNRLPRGVRLSAAGKVFLEDCRRILQELNDAAIRAERAARGLIGTLRVGFTESASWHGVVPDTLREFRRRHPEVELQLSPLISLDQVEAVRSGRFDAGFVYHVPRPDPDMDQVHVGSHQVVLATPKRHPVSRFKHLRLRDLADTDFVWFPRRQHPANYDRLLQACSRGGLTKPRIVQEAVDEATMLSLVSCGLGVAFVTDATRWRCPKDVVLRRVIDLRLPITVSLISRKDNGSPLLARFVADVRRQLVETRAPTRTVNSGADSIA